Below is a genomic region from Halictus rubicundus isolate RS-2024b chromosome 11, iyHalRubi1_principal, whole genome shotgun sequence.
ACAACGGCCCGGAAGATCACGCGAAGTGCCTCGATCGCAAATTGCTTCGAATCCGTGATTGCAGCCCGTTAATTGTCCCGTGAAACGCGACGATATCCTCTCGAGAGGATCGATCGTAAGAAGGGTAGAAAAATGCACACCGGGTGGCCCGAAAGTAACAACCACCGGGAAAACCTTAAGCTACGTCTCCGCTTGGAATTTCTACCTGAATGAATTTTACCGTATGCGTTAATTTTCGCTTGCAGGTAGGTCTGTGTGAAGTGTTATTATGGAAAGTAACCCTTAAGCTGCGTCTTCGCTTGCAGCTGAATTCATATGGACCTTTCCACCAAATACAGCTTTAATGCTGCGTAACTACTTGAAGACTAATCTCTCAGTTTCCACCGTGTGCTTTTATTGACCAGCTTAAGCTTCATCTCCACTTGAAGCTCGAACTCATTCGTGGATAGTTAAGCTACGTCTCCACTGGAAATTTTTTCCGGAAATGAAAGATTTCGTTTTTGGGTGTATGCTTCCGGTTTTATCGTCCGGGAGGTGGTTTTTGGGGCTCGTTTAGGTCAGGCGCGACCTTGATCGAGGAAGATGAAGAAGTCGGTCGTCGGTTAGGCGTCGTGGCACGCACGGGAAGTAAGAACGTTTTCTCCTACTTTCGTTGCTGTCGCGATCCGTGTCATTTTGCTCGCTTCGGCCGCTCTCGACCGTGAAGCCGGTACCCGAGGCACGCGAGCCGTAGAATTCCGACGCGGAGCGGAAAGAATCCGCACGGCTTGCGGATTCCCGTTATCCTCGGCCGTCGAACACCTGTCGCCGCCTTTCGTCACTCTTTTGTCTGCTGATTTTTTTCCTCACCCCCAACGCGTGAGAACCGATCCTTTTTTCACGCCCGTTAGACGCTGTCTCGCTACGTTTCGTAATCACGATGATCTTTTTTTTGCAAAAAACGCCTCGAGTCACCCGCTATTTTTTCGCGCTCGTTAAAAGTGAAACTGAAGATATAAATACATCGGTGTGgggagaagaaaataaaaatggggaACGAGATTAAAGATTGAATTTTGAGGAGATAAGGAGCAATTTGAAATTTCTGATATTGTTGCAAATACCTCAAAGTACAGTTGTTGGCGCATGGCGACCTTGTAGAGGGAGCACTTGTCCTGAGGACCTCCCAATAAAGAGGAGTCCTCGAATTCGAACAGGGTTTCCGGCCCAGAGTTATCGTATTCCTGATGGAGAATGCTGGACGATGCCTGCGGCAGCGATGGCCGCCATGCTGTGGATATGGCGTCCACTCTAGCTGCAGCCATCATGGCACACACCGCAAAAACGATCAGCCCCATTTGTTCACCCTCGAGCCGTCTGCAAATAAAATCAAACCGAAACACCGCCGATCAATTAACTGTTTTACATAACGCAGCAAAACAAAAAAGCCTCAATCGTTCAGCCATCTTTGTTCGGAACCTCTCTTCTATATGGGGCGCATAATGCAACAATTGATAATATCTAAAATACTTATTATTTTCAGAGCATAGATAcaacgaataaaattaataacaaaaaATTCCTGACACTTAGCAACGACCCCAATGCTGCATATCCACTTGAAATTAGATCGCTGCAGTGAAATTCTTCAAATTCTCCAAGCTAGATCGTTGAAAAATAACTCgatgattaaataaaaaattccgaACACATAATAATAGTTCGTTGAATGGACTCGCCGGCGTTGGTCAGCACTTTTTCCTCGGTTCTTTTTTACGGTTGCAAAAGCGCCGAAAACGGATAAACTAGACGCCGGGTTGCGTTAAACGTTACATTGTTGCACGTCTTTCCCCGTTGCGAAATTCAATTCACGGCACCGGAACGATATCGCCCCACAGTTGCGATAAAAATCAGAATTTCCATCGATCCGTGTGTGCACGCACGCACGTGAGGCAATCGCAGGGAATCACGGAACCCGCTGACGTTCGTTTCCTCCGAAAATTGTCGTCCTATTTCTCCCTTTGCCTTTCCCTTCCAGTGTCCCTTTTTCTATTTTCCTGACGACcattttttcacaatttttacacGACTGCGAAATCTCGTTACAGTTCTCTAGCAATTATTTCCGGCAACTTTTGCATTCCTTTCGGAGTTTTCATAATTCCCCGAACTATTTTCGATCGTTATCTGTGCAACATTATGCACCGCGTATGTTATCAACGTTACAGAactagaaattattttaaatcaattatacaattttctatactatcgttTGTAATCTTTACAGTGCCccatattatattttacaattctttTCGTCGCCGTTGGAAACGCGACTAGCCCCCCGAACCGGAAAATCCTGTTGCCCCGGGAGAAATTAGCATGGTCAAGGACAAAATAAAATCGCCGATTAGTTTTCTGTTTTTTTGTATTTGGCAACGCGAGGGCGGGAAAGCGAGCTATGTTTTAATCGGTTATCCGATTTTTCATTCGATTCCCCTCCTCGTTCCACTTTCTTCGTGTCACATTGAATTACATTCGCCTCGATCACTATAATCAGCCGCGCGCCGTTTGTATTTCTTCACCGTTTACCGACCAATGCCGGAATCGTTCGAAATCATACTGTCTCGCATATATTTTCCGGTcgtttagctcgcgaatcaatTATCGCTATCGTTTATCGTAATGTTTTTGCACGATTGATGCAATAGCTGCTTTACGCGTCGGTAAATAAACAAACTGgtatatttatattgaattaatgCAGTCCGTGGAATTGGTACATAtcaatgtaaataataatttcagttgTAGGGTAAAATTTTCAGGATATTGAAGTTGTTGGAAATATATTCCAGGAAGTATAGCAATactggaaattaattatttattgacCGCGGAAGCCTCTGCAAGTATGTAGTTTAGCAGAAGTCAGAGAAAGCGAAGTCAActgtattttcattttctttcctGTCGGTCTCAGTGAAGCAGAAACTAAACACGACCACACAAATATGTTACAATTGGTCGTAATCGAGCgtcttttttttattgtaaaattagTCACACAACCTCCATGCAAATGTATATTTTCGGAAGCGCAAGAATTGATTGCCAATGCTTCACTTTCCCCTCTCGAATTCATGCTAAAGAACTATATTTCTTGCAATTCAGCAATTATTTGCCTGCATTTCGACATGTTTTCAAAGGGACTGCCTACGACTTAAATTTGCAAGCACCGCAACAATTAATAAATTCGTTTGTCTCGGTGCAAAATTTTGGTCCCaagaaaaattggaattttctGTGCAAAGAAATTTCAGAGAAGCAGATTTCAGAGAAATCGTTAAGATTTCGATGACAATTGAACCTTTCCAATTTCGTCCCCAATTTCGAGGAACGAGAATTCCCATTTCAAAATTCCATCAAGCAGACTTTCACGAAGCTTTGAACATAGTTGCACGGCGCGCAAATGCAGTTTTCGCGATCAGGAAAAATTCCTGGAAACAAGACCTTGTACCGTTTCCATTGGGCAACTGTCCATCAACATTTTTAAACGATTTCCCAAAGAAGCAGCCTTCGATAGAAATTTACAAACTCTGCAAATGTTCCGAAATTATTGATCTGTAAATTTACAGTGTCACAGGAAAATGATTAGAAACCTTCAAGCTGAgataaataaaaagtttgtaaaTTTTCTTGCCCTAAATAGTCTCGTAGAGTATAATTATGCTAAAAATTGAACATTGAAACTTTATACATTGTCTGGCCCTTGCCCTATAAAATTGATAATGCATAAAACTCTATGGATCTTCAATAGGAATgcaattttccaaataaaaaggAGCCGAAGTCTCCAATCCGAAGGAACAAAAAACTGCCATCTGAAAAACTGAATTAAACCGACGATCCCGGCGCTTCGAACATCGTTGCCctttaaaaatgcaatttccCGATCAGGAAGCATTCCCGGAGACAAAACCAACCGGAGTGTACCATTTTCATCAACGATCTCACTGAAGCGCGAAGATAACATTGTACTCTAACCAATCCACTATACGAGAGACAAAAGAATGATTGAAAAGCTTACCGCGATCGGGGAAAGCCTCGGTGTCCCTGTTCGGATCGTCCGTTGATCCCCCTGGACCTCTCTAGATCCCTCTAAATCTCTCTGGATCCTTTTGAATCCTTTCAGATTCTCTCAGATCCCTCCGGGATCGACTTGGAAAAATGAGATTCGTCGATAGTTCGATCGGGAAATCGATGGACGGGGTACACTGGCGGGAACGATCGACGGTTAATCCTTTTGATCCACGGAGAAGGTAGATCCTCGCGGTCTCGAAACAGAAAGGTAACTGTCCGGCACGTTCTCCACGACGTAGGCCTGGTATACTCGCAAGTGGTGTGCACTCACGCCTCCTACCCGGTTCTCGCACTcgcctttttctctttctctctttccgacGGACGGTTGATCCAGTCCCCCGATGATCCAACGATCCCTCGATCGCCGGTGCATGGATAAGTTTCTCGATTTAGCGGGTCAGTCGACCGGACAATCCCATTTACCGTCGCGATCGACTATCTCGTCACCGATTCCATTTAGACACCTCCAAAATTTTTTACCCCACTGTTTCTTCTACACCTTTATTATTTTCatactttttaaaattgtttctaccgattttttctcagaattttcacGTTTTAACGTTTTTCCCCGTTTTCTCTGTTAAGGTATTGTTGTTTTTCCTGTTCGAATATCATTCTCCATAATTTTTCACAGTACTGCAGGACATTTTATTATTCCATACTATCaattatttttgattttataTAGTATTTTATTTAGTACAATTTTATATTCGTATACTGTTTTCcatcatttttcgaaaattctctaGCTAAAACAGCGGTTCTGAAATTGGTTATAAATTGGCACGAGAATTATTATGATCCACGCCCATGCGTTGCGACAGGAGAATATGTGTGTCACTGTGCCGGCGCCAATGGAGTACAAAAGGTTCATTttacagtctctctctctctctctccctcattttcttcgttttttcaTTTCTGTTTCTCCGCGACCAGCAATTGTTAAAGGGGAACAATTGCGAAATTTCGCTCGGAGGTCCGGCCAAAGTGTTCCGAGGTCGAGCCTCCTCTCCGGAGAAACACGGACCCGTCTCGATCCGATCGACGGATCCACCGAATCGGGCTTGTTGACCTCCGACACCTCGCTTCCTCTTCGGGAAGGTCCTCTTCCTTGAAACTTTCCCCGTTCCGTTGCAAACGGTGACTCATTTGCAATAAGGAACCTGCTTTTGCCTCTCGATCGATGATCTATAGATCTTCGATCCGTATCCTGATCTGTACCAATTGAATTTGAATCGAGcaatttttcaacaaatttctaaatttcattattgaaaattcttcTTCTGAAATCGAGGCCAACAGTTtaattcaaaatattgtaacaataaataaatgatcAACAAGTGTCTAGGCGCTTTATAAAACATTGCAAAATTCTCCGAGAACGTACCGTCAACGATTGTTGCAGTAAgctataaacgattctaacaaTGAATAAACTTATGGTGCACAATTGTTCAAAAATAGTCCGTTGAACTGTacgtataaaatatttcaagaaccATCCGTTCACGGGGAGATAGACATTTGAAAGTCTCGAGACAGTGGCGGGAAATTCTGTGGAATTCAACTCGCGTTTCCCTCTTTCAACGGAAACAACGGTGCCGTCCGGCTGGGCGtcagaataaaaagaaaaaaaagtatcGGCGAGAAAGGACGAACGCCGAGCGACATTAATTCCGTGCAGGAATTGCATTTCTGCGGCGAGCGTCGTCGTCGCGCCGTTCGATTACACGCGCGAATCGACTTTCATTTTCCAGGGTGAGTCTTCCTTTCGCCGTGCCCCTGGCGTTCCTTcgatccttccttccttccttccttccggtgACCCGTCGCACCGGAGAAAGGAGGCGCGACAGAACAGCaaaatcgagagagagaaaggcccATCTCGGAGGAGGGGGCTAATTTTTCTGTTTCGACGGACGCCGAGCTATTCCCGAACCCGGCACTCCCCTCCCAGAAACGTTTCCTCACCGACACTTTCTTCCATGTTGCGTATCTCGCGACTTCCGGTTCCGATGCGTCTGTGCTACACGCACGCTGTCGATCACGTAACATACCTGTTTTCTATCGTGAATAGCGTTGGAGACATTTTACATTTGACGGAAGAATTCGGAACTCGTTTTGATAACCACTTTTAAAACAGCCTGTAGAATTCAATATTCAACTTTTCTGGCCACACTGTGCTTGCTTCTAACAGAATCGACTTGCCAAGATTTATTGTCTGAAAAATTGTAACCTCCTGCATATTGCTAGCCACTTTTGTAACAGCCTGTATAAGTCATAATTTAATTTCAGTAGCCATAgtatatttatttctaacagAATCAACGTTCAGGCGCAAGGTTCTCGTACATCTTAGTCGCTCCTGTAACACCCTGTACGTCGCCCTCCATATTTGTAACGTCCCGTAGGAACCAAATTTGAATTTCCCTCCACAGAGTCCCTTCCGTCTCCGACAGCCTccaagtatttttaaaaaatttcggaGTAGCGCACCACTTTTGCAACGCCCTGTACAATTTCCCCAGGTGAATATCTAATCACGGAAAAGCCGCGTTACAGGTTTTCACCTGATCGCGTATTACGCGCATCCCTGCTGGAAATGGATTAGTCAAGTATTCTTTGTTTTCCTTACGACCGGTCCAGGCCCGATCAGGCCCGACCGGGTCCTGTTACACCGTTGCCGCCGGGCACGCATATAACAGATGCGTTGTTGCGCAACCAGGGAATGCCACATCCGTTGTCTGTTCAAGTTGAGGTCCAGCGGCCATTCGACCAGGATGTCTGCCCGAAACTTTCACCGGTTCGAGAACATTTCTCAACGGGCGGATTACGTGTCGCCTGTGTTCGCCGTGCGCCACACACTAGATATTCTCCGAGTCTGTTCGGCCAATCGCGACCCTGAAAATTCACATCTCGGTCTCGTTCTAGGACGGAGCCGGCTCCTATCTACGATCTAGAGATCCATAGAGGCCGCCAGGCGGTGCAATCACAGCGAATTTTCGGTTTCACCGGCCGTCTTACACACTTTCACTTTCACCGAAACCCCGGGCGGCCGGCGACGACCCTTTTTGCGCCTTTTCGCGACTCACAACATGGCCGCCGTTCATTTATCCCAGCCCTCGTATAAATTTCGATTTTCAATGGAAGCTCCATTATTGTCTAAAAGAATAATATTCCCGAGAAAAATaagtgaaacaatttttctgacGGTAGACGGGGCTGCAGTAGGTTTTCCAAGATGGCGGACATCGAATTTTTTCTCCTCTCAATCAATCGGTTATCAAAGAATTTATCTCGGGAAATTTTTCGATAAATATATATGTTCACTCGCCGTCTACGATAAAATCGGCTCGAAATCTTTGAGAACGCAGTAATTATTTGTTGGGAATTTGTCAAAGTCCTGAGGTGGACGACTCGATCGCCACAGTGTTGTATTCGAATGAAACTTTTTACTAGGAAACTGTAGAGAGTGAACGGGAACAATAAAGGGATTTAGGAGCCATCGAAGATCAATTAAGCGGCGGTGTTCCGGGGAACGGAACGTCGTGGCCACTTTACATAATGGACAGCGAACAGATTGCACAATAATTATGGCGGCTAGACGTGCAAGAAGTCTCGAGAGTATTGATCGCGGGGCGGGAACAGTTTTTGAGACGCAAACGACACCGTATCTAGGTTAAAATGGAACGCCGCCGGCCCCCCGGCGATCTCTCGATCGCCTTCGGCGAACGATCTGCTCGGAGGCGCTGCAAACGAATCGAGAAAGTCGACGGAATAAAAATCGCGAGATGTGTCGCAAATGATCGCGTTCGAGCTCATTCGGGCCACTTACGATCGGGTTTCTTGAATCGCCTATGATCCACGAAACGGTCATTAGCTCTCCGGGTATCGGGGACTCTGCTAATACCAGGCTGAGCCACATTTAATTTCCGATTTGGACGTGTTTGTGTCGGATTGCGTGGTAATTAGCGGCTTTTCTACGTAGGATTTTGGTCTGCTCGTAGTACAGGAGGTTTCATACTGACCACGTTTTCGTTGAGCATTAATTATTTGGAGAACTGACGTGTCATTAGACACCGGGCGTAATTAGTTCTCAATAACAACGTGGTCTCGTAATCGGTGGACTTTAGTATGTcaattttgttctgtttataaAGGACGCTTCACAATTGGTGGTCCGAAAAAGCataagtaataaaataaagatttttAGGTGCTGTAACTTTCAGTCTTTCAGCCCTGCCATTTTAAAGTTTGTAATGATTGGTATgatatctttaaaaaattttgaaagttGTACAGAGTGTTTCAGAAGTCGCGATCTATCTTCCGACTCagattttcctttttattttctaCAAGACACATATTAAATACAACGATAAAATTCGAtcgaaaattgttaaaataCGATGCACAGGTTCTTTGAAAAACTTGAGTCGATTAGTGTAATTACATTTCTACGGTGAATAAATAATGTCGGTCGCTTTTGCGAGCAACTGTACACACAGTAaactatatatatacacacacacacgaacTCGAGGAGGAGAACAGGAGAAAAACGGCGTGAGCGAGCGTGTTAAAACGCGGACAATTGTTGAGACCGCAGAACGACCATCGAGTTTCGTAATTCCCGCGCGAGAAAAATGGCCTCCGCAATCCTCGGGAAATCGCAAGCCGGTGACGCTGAAAGGAACGCCGCCCTAAATGGTTTCGCGGACGCGGAATCTCGTGAGAATCGTTACAAAATCGCGTCTCGACGTGTCTCGTCCGCGTAACGCGCGCCATTGTCACGATCCTTTGCTTTTCCGCGTCTTAAGCCGCGTCTCCACTTCGATTTTCAAAAAACACCTTTCTCCCAAAAACGCTCTTttcaaatacaaaaatatttctctgaATACATATCTCTATGGACGCTCGTGAACGAAAATTTTAAAACGTAAAGGCGCGTATCCACTCTCCGCAAGGACAATGTAAAACAGAGAAACAAACCATTAAAAATTCCACACAAGGTACAAACTTGAAAGGAGATCGAACACGCGAATCCATTTTTACAATAAGAATCCTGCTTCGTAAATCGACGTCTAAGAGTCAAGGCATCGTTTAAGTGTCTTCAAAAGTCCCCGCACTTGCTGCGGACGTTTTTAACGACCGCTCCACCGAAAATGCGAACCGGCGTCCTTGTCCAGGAGATGAGCATCAGTGATCCTCCAATAAAAGGACTCCCTCTCCCGATTTCACAATGAATGTAGGTCAGTTGTACCAACTGTAGACCCAATGGCAGCTTCTGGTAGCTGTACCTACCACGAGGTCTCATACTATTGTGCCTGGACGTTCTAGAACGACCCGTGGATCTTGGATAGTCGTCGATCGATCTGATGACACTGTGCGATTGAATTGGAACGACATTGTAAACAGTCCTTGCTCCAAAGACGAGGCTCCGGTGCACAGGTTTTGGAGGGATCCTCGAGAACGGTTCGTTCGGAATGTAGATCAATTCTGGATCTCTTACAGCCAGCTTCAGGGGTTCGAAAGCTGACGACAATAGCAGGTTGAACCCCAGGACTGCTCCTTCGACACCTTCTTCCAGGCCCTTGTCGAAGTCCGTGTACTCCTGGCCTAGCACTATGTCCCCTTTGCTCGGGATCACGTGACCGATCAACTGAAAATGATCGATGGTTGTATCAAGTTGTTCTGGATCGTGTAGATCAATTCAAGAGATTtccgataaaaataattttacaattgGGGTCACGAGCGGAGAAGCTTTAGAGATCTTGTACAGAGCGTTTCAAAAATGGTGGAAGCGTGTTAAAATCACCCGTGCAATTTCTCAGCAAAGTTTTAATTAGGATGTCGGAAAGAATGAAAGTCGAAATTGGGCGCGGGTCACCATAGACCCGGCCATCGGTGGACCGAGAGAAAGTAGATTTTCGATTCGCGGAGAGGTTAAAGCGATATTGAAGCATGTTTCACGGCGGTTTGCCAATCTTCGATGAGGATCTAGGATGCTCACAGACCTCCTCGCAGCGACCTTGAACCCAGAGCGCTCCGTTCACCCACAAAGCGTAACGACCGGCCTGATTCTCCCAGCTCTGACACAGGTGGTACCAGCGGTTCTCGTGAATGTCGGTCGGCGCTGCGAACACCTTTTTCCCAGCGATCTCTAGGTGAACGCTGCTTCCGCGTGACGAGACCCACGCCCGAACCAATCGATCCTTTTCATCCCCTGTTGGACCAAAACAAAGAAAAACATATCAGGACCTTTGAACATTCCACGTGACGTCCAACTACCCAAAAAAGCAATTCGGAAAAAATTAGCTCCTCAGAAACGATTACGAATAGTGCACCCCCACCACTTGCACAGTGTCGgccatttaacactaaacctaccgagccttaaaagtaattGATACGTGTTGTCTTATGAAACTgactattaaatatatttatcgtTAAAtgtctttataatttcataattgtaaaataaaaaatctggaaccgatCATTTTgatcggtaggtttagtgataAAAAAGGGCGAGAAAATCTG
It encodes:
- the LOC143358824 gene encoding uncharacterized protein LOC143358824; translation: MGGTAGIILRGCMIFFLMVEGNSIVDHAQLGTHTTPMHKVQLTQKGYIQFLRWEVPVPELTEFTFCLWLKSVDLTHPHSIFSYSRDEKDRLVRAWVSSRGSSVHLEIAGKKVFAAPTDIHENRWYHLCQSWENQAGRYALWVNGALWVQGRCEELIGHVIPSKGDIVLGQEYTDFDKGLEEGVEGAVLGFNLLLSSAFEPLKLAVRDPELIYIPNEPFSRIPPKPVHRSLVFGARTVYNVVPIQSHSVIRSIDDYPRSTGRSRTSRHNSMRPRGRYSYQKLPLGLQLVQLTYIHCEIGRGSPFIGGSLMLISWTRTPVRIFGGAVVKNVRSKCGDF